Proteins co-encoded in one Flavobacterium fluviale genomic window:
- the kdsB gene encoding 3-deoxy-manno-octulosonate cytidylyltransferase, with translation MKIIAVIPARYASTRFPAKLMQDLGGKTVILRTYEAAVATNLFDDVFVVTDSDLIFDEIVSNGGKAIMSIKEHESGSDRIAEAIADLDVDIVVNVQGDEPFTEAEPLAQVLSVFENDTDKKIDLASLMREITNEDEINNPNHVKVVVDQSQFALYFSRSVIPYPREKNVGVRYFQHIGIYAFRKQALLDFYSLPMKSLEASEKLEQLRYLEFGKRIKMVETTHVGIGIDTAEDLERARAMLKDI, from the coding sequence ATGAAAATAATAGCGGTAATTCCAGCCCGATATGCTTCAACTCGTTTTCCTGCAAAATTAATGCAGGATTTAGGAGGAAAAACTGTGATTTTAAGAACTTATGAAGCGGCAGTTGCAACAAACTTATTCGATGATGTTTTTGTTGTAACCGATTCTGATTTGATTTTTGATGAAATAGTTTCAAATGGCGGAAAAGCGATTATGAGCATCAAGGAGCACGAATCTGGAAGCGACCGAATTGCGGAAGCAATTGCAGATCTGGATGTTGATATTGTGGTGAATGTTCAAGGCGACGAGCCTTTTACAGAAGCAGAACCTTTGGCACAAGTTTTATCTGTTTTTGAAAATGATACAGATAAAAAGATTGATTTAGCTTCGCTAATGCGGGAAATAACCAATGAAGATGAAATCAATAATCCGAACCATGTAAAAGTTGTCGTAGACCAATCGCAGTTTGCCTTGTATTTTTCTCGTTCGGTGATTCCATATCCGAGAGAGAAAAATGTTGGAGTACGATATTTTCAGCATATCGGGATCTATGCTTTTAGAAAGCAGGCCTTATTAGATTTCTACAGCCTTCCTATGAAATCTTTAGAAGCTTCAGAGAAACTAGAGCAGTTACGATATTTAGAGTTCGGAAAACGCATTAAAATGGTCGAAACGACTCATGTCGGTATTGGGATTGATACTGCAGAGGATTTGGAAAGAGCTCGAGCAATGTTGAAGGATATTTAA
- the ygiD gene encoding 4,5-DOPA-extradiol-dioxygenase: MTTLNDLHSISSKFSNTDKMPVLFLGHGSPMNAIEENQFVAGFRDLAKTLPQPNAILCVSAHWFTKGTKVTAMEMPRTIHDFGGFPQALFDVQYPAKGSPELAVETQKILDPVMVELDEHWGLDHGAWSVIKHLYPNADVPVIQLSIDYTKSGQYHFELAKKLQALRYKGVLIIGSGNIVHNLRMVDFRNFDKDNYGYDWAIEARETVNNYLLDGNFQPLIDFEKLNKAIQLAVPTPEHYLPLLYTLGLKEKSEELSLFNDKLLAGSLSMTSVKLM; this comes from the coding sequence ATGACAACATTAAACGATTTACATTCCATTTCATCAAAGTTTTCGAATACTGATAAAATGCCAGTTTTGTTTTTGGGACACGGAAGTCCGATGAATGCAATTGAGGAAAATCAGTTTGTGGCGGGTTTTCGTGATTTGGCTAAGACATTGCCGCAGCCAAATGCAATCTTATGCGTTTCTGCGCATTGGTTTACAAAAGGAACGAAAGTTACAGCAATGGAAATGCCAAGAACCATTCATGATTTTGGAGGTTTTCCGCAGGCACTTTTTGATGTGCAGTATCCCGCAAAAGGAAGTCCCGAACTAGCGGTTGAAACACAGAAAATCTTAGATCCTGTAATGGTCGAATTAGACGAACATTGGGGTTTAGATCACGGTGCGTGGAGTGTGATTAAACATTTGTATCCGAATGCAGATGTTCCTGTAATTCAGTTAAGTATCGATTATACCAAATCGGGTCAGTATCATTTTGAATTGGCTAAGAAATTACAGGCATTGCGATATAAAGGCGTTTTAATTATCGGAAGTGGCAATATTGTCCACAATCTTAGAATGGTCGATTTCAGAAATTTTGATAAAGACAATTACGGTTACGATTGGGCAATTGAAGCTCGTGAAACTGTAAACAATTATTTGCTTGATGGAAATTTCCAACCTTTAATTGATTTTGAAAAATTGAATAAAGCCATTCAATTGGCAGTTCCAACACCAGAACATTATTTACCTTTACTGTACACTTTAGGTTTAAAAGAAAAATCAGAAGAATTGAGTTTATTTAATGATAAATTACTGGCAGGTTCATTAAGTATGACTTCAGTAAAATTGATGTAA
- a CDS encoding ATP-dependent DNA helicase has translation MNSALFYGILQKRFPFAPTHKQDIFFQKIAIFLTEPQNDTIFVLKGYAGTGKTTVISTIVNNLGDINKKFVLLAPTGRAAKVIANYSNTPAFTIHKKIYFPKKSSGGGVAFTKQVNKHKNTIFIVDEASMISDSTLDSGSLLDDLINYVYSGNNCKMILLGDTAQLPPVNLDISPALDIQTLGIHYDKEIEHIELDEVMRQEESSGILYNATELRELLKESFITEFRFNVKKFKDIVRLTDGYDIQDAINTAYSNYSIEDTAFIVRSNKRANQYNEQIRSRILFKESELSVGDFLMVVKNNYFWLKETDEAGFIANGDIIEVLELFGIKELYGFTFAKVKIRMVDYPDQKPFETVLILDTLKSESPSLTYEESNRLYEEVMKDYEDESTKYKRFQKVKENEYFNGLQVKFSYAITCHKSQGGQWNTVFIEQPFLPNGIDRDYIRWLYTAMTRAKNKLYLIGFKDENFEE, from the coding sequence ATGAATTCTGCACTGTTTTACGGTATTTTACAAAAACGATTTCCTTTTGCTCCAACTCACAAACAGGATATTTTTTTTCAGAAAATTGCAATTTTTTTGACGGAACCTCAAAACGACACCATTTTCGTTTTGAAAGGATATGCTGGAACGGGAAAGACTACGGTAATCTCTACTATTGTCAATAATTTAGGAGATATTAATAAAAAGTTTGTTTTGCTGGCACCAACTGGACGCGCCGCAAAAGTAATTGCAAATTATTCAAATACACCAGCGTTTACGATTCATAAAAAAATATATTTTCCTAAAAAATCATCGGGTGGAGGAGTGGCTTTTACCAAGCAGGTAAACAAACATAAAAACACCATTTTTATCGTCGATGAAGCCTCTATGATTTCAGACAGCACATTAGACAGCGGTTCACTTCTGGACGATTTAATTAATTATGTCTATTCTGGAAATAATTGTAAAATGATTCTTTTGGGAGATACGGCGCAGCTTCCTCCGGTAAACTTAGATATTAGTCCAGCACTTGATATTCAGACATTAGGAATTCATTACGATAAAGAAATTGAGCATATCGAACTAGACGAAGTAATGCGTCAGGAAGAAAGCTCTGGAATTTTATACAACGCCACAGAATTACGTGAATTGCTGAAAGAAAGTTTTATAACCGAGTTCCGATTTAATGTAAAGAAGTTTAAAGATATTGTTCGTTTAACAGACGGTTACGATATCCAAGATGCGATTAATACCGCCTATAGCAATTATAGCATTGAGGATACTGCTTTTATTGTTCGTTCTAATAAACGAGCCAATCAATACAATGAGCAAATCAGAAGCCGAATTTTATTTAAAGAAAGCGAACTTTCGGTTGGAGATTTCTTGATGGTGGTAAAAAACAATTATTTCTGGCTGAAAGAAACAGATGAAGCTGGATTTATTGCTAACGGAGATATTATCGAAGTTTTGGAGTTATTCGGAATTAAAGAATTGTACGGATTTACTTTTGCGAAAGTAAAAATAAGAATGGTCGATTATCCTGATCAAAAACCTTTTGAAACGGTTTTGATATTAGATACTTTAAAAAGTGAATCTCCATCTTTAACTTACGAAGAATCAAATCGTTTGTACGAAGAAGTAATGAAAGATTACGAGGATGAATCTACAAAATACAAGCGTTTTCAAAAGGTAAAAGAAAACGAATATTTCAACGGATTACAGGTTAAATTTTCCTACGCGATAACCTGTCATAAATCGCAAGGTGGACAGTGGAACACCGTTTTTATCGAACAGCCTTTTTTGCCAAACGGAATCGACCGCGATTACATACGATGGCTTTACACGGCGATGACACGTGCTAAAAATAAGTTATATTTGATAGGATTTAAAGACGAGAATTTTGAAGAATAA